A window of the Verminephrobacter eiseniae EF01-2 genome harbors these coding sequences:
- a CDS encoding CocE/NonD family hydrolase: MHWRANDHDTTLRQETGAMQDKHVIENVWIDLQDGTRLAARIWLPADAHARPAPAILEYIPYRKRDGTRMRDEPMHGYFAAHGYAAVRVDMRGSGDSDGSMADEYLALEQDDALEVIAWIARQPWCNGALGMMGKSWGGFNALQVAARRPAALKAIITVCSTDDRYADDIHFKGGCLLNDNLWWGSIMLAYQGRPPDPALVGDGWRQAWLQRLDQMPLFPALWMAHPWRDAYWQHGSVCEDWSAIECPVFAVGGWADSYTNAVFRLLAHLKVPTQGLIGPWAHIYPQDAVPGPAIGFLQEALQWWDRWLKPDAAPAAAPTVSPAALRIWLETSRSPATTHLHSPGRWIAEAAWPSRNVQMQTWYLGQGTLVAARPQTASITVCTPQGHGIAAGEWMGTGVPGESPADQRLDDGWATVFDSAPLSAPLVILGMPELELELESDKPVAHLCARLSEVLPDGAVTRCSYAVFNLTQRDGAATPTPLEPQRRYTVRIALDACAHECAPGSRIRVALATTYWPLVWPAPEHATLTVQSGASALHLPVRKVGHEIAVAPFAAPERGPATPVEVLRNSSIERSATYDLARDEWTYVTESLGGLFGEGVLRLTEIDTSVEHNLRRQLTVRGKDPLSARYTITQSYRMGRPGWEIDIETALHMRADATHFHLDGTLTARENGSEVRQRRWQETLPRLLF, translated from the coding sequence ATGCACTGGCGCGCCAACGACCATGACACCACGCTACGACAAGAGACAGGCGCCATGCAAGACAAGCACGTGATCGAGAACGTCTGGATAGACTTGCAGGACGGCACCAGGCTCGCCGCCCGCATCTGGCTGCCCGCCGATGCGCACGCGCGGCCGGCGCCCGCGATTCTCGAATACATTCCCTATCGCAAACGCGACGGCACGCGCATGCGCGATGAACCCATGCACGGTTACTTCGCCGCGCATGGCTACGCCGCCGTGCGCGTCGACATGCGCGGCTCAGGCGATTCGGATGGTTCGATGGCGGACGAATACCTGGCGCTCGAACAAGACGACGCGCTCGAAGTGATCGCCTGGATTGCGCGCCAGCCCTGGTGCAACGGCGCGCTCGGCATGATGGGCAAGTCGTGGGGCGGCTTCAATGCGCTACAGGTCGCTGCGCGCCGCCCGGCAGCGCTCAAGGCCATCATTACCGTCTGCTCCACGGACGATCGCTACGCCGACGACATCCACTTCAAGGGCGGCTGCCTGCTCAACGACAATCTCTGGTGGGGCAGCATCATGCTCGCCTATCAGGGGCGGCCGCCTGACCCGGCCCTGGTCGGCGATGGCTGGCGGCAAGCCTGGCTGCAACGGCTCGACCAGATGCCGCTGTTTCCCGCGTTATGGATGGCGCACCCGTGGCGCGACGCGTATTGGCAGCACGGCTCCGTGTGCGAGGACTGGTCGGCCATCGAGTGCCCGGTGTTTGCCGTGGGAGGTTGGGCGGATAGCTACACGAACGCCGTATTCCGCCTGCTGGCCCATCTCAAGGTGCCAACCCAAGGCTTGATCGGACCCTGGGCGCATATCTACCCGCAAGATGCCGTGCCCGGTCCGGCCATCGGCTTTCTGCAAGAGGCGCTGCAATGGTGGGACCGCTGGCTCAAGCCTGACGCCGCGCCCGCCGCTGCGCCCACTGTCTCGCCCGCCGCCTTGCGGATCTGGCTGGAGACTTCGCGCTCGCCCGCCACCACACACCTGCACAGCCCCGGACGCTGGATTGCCGAAGCCGCCTGGCCCAGCCGGAACGTGCAGATGCAGACCTGGTATCTGGGCCAGGGAACACTGGTCGCTGCGCGCCCGCAAACTGCCAGCATCACGGTCTGCACACCGCAGGGACACGGCATCGCCGCAGGCGAGTGGATGGGCACCGGCGTGCCGGGCGAATCCCCTGCCGATCAACGGCTGGATGACGGCTGGGCCACCGTGTTCGACAGTGCGCCGCTGAGCGCGCCGCTGGTCATACTCGGCATGCCGGAGTTGGAGCTGGAACTGGAAAGCGACAAGCCGGTCGCCCATCTGTGCGCGCGGCTATCGGAAGTGCTGCCAGACGGTGCCGTCACCCGTTGCAGCTATGCGGTGTTCAACCTGACACAGCGCGATGGCGCCGCCACGCCAACGCCGCTCGAGCCGCAGCGCCGCTACACGGTGCGCATTGCACTGGACGCCTGCGCACATGAATGCGCGCCGGGCAGCCGCATCCGGGTAGCGCTCGCCACCACCTATTGGCCCTTGGTGTGGCCAGCGCCCGAACACGCGACGCTGACCGTGCAGTCGGGGGCCAGCGCGCTGCATCTGCCTGTTCGCAAGGTCGGGCACGAGATCGCGGTGGCGCCCTTCGCCGCCCCCGAACGCGGCCCGGCCACCCCCGTCGAAGTCTTGCGCAACAGCAGCATCGAGCGCAGCGCGACATACGATCTGGCGCGTGACGAATGGACTTATGTGACCGAGAGTCTTGGCGGACTATTCGGCGAAGGCGTGCTGCGACTGACGGAAATCGACACCAGCGTCGAACACAATTTGCGCCGCCAACTGACAGTGCGCGGCAAGGATCCCTTGTCGGCGCGCTACACGATCACCCAGAGCTACAGGATGGGTCGGCCTGGTTGGGAAATCGACATCGAAACGGCGCTTCACATGCGCGCCGACGCAACGCACTTCCACCTGGACGGGACCTTGACGGCACGCGAGAATGGCAGCGAAGTCCGCCAGCGTCGTTGGCAAGAGACATTGCCGCGGTTGTTGTTCTGA
- a CDS encoding ABC transporter permease, with the protein MRRLLMQRVLLGLLTLWLVSVLIFVGTEMLPGDVASAILGQSATPETVAALRASLGLDQPALQRYLMWLLHFLQGDLGTSLTNGRSIAADLMPRLYNTLFLASYAALVVIPLSILLGIASAIWQNSLFDRAASVLSLASISMPEFFVGYVLIILLAVKWALLPSLAVVSDSMSWSERLYATTLPMLTLLFVVTAHMLRMTRASVIAVMGSAYIEMAILKGLPKWRIVVQHALPNALAPIINAVSFNLAYLVVGVIMVEVVFVYPGVGQLMVDAVSKRDLPVVQACGLLFAAAYIGLNTLADVLAVWVNPRLRQAR; encoded by the coding sequence ATGCGCAGGCTGTTGATGCAGAGGGTGCTGCTGGGCTTGCTGACCTTGTGGCTGGTGTCGGTGCTGATTTTCGTCGGCACCGAGATGCTGCCCGGCGATGTTGCCTCGGCCATTCTCGGCCAGTCCGCCACGCCTGAAACGGTGGCGGCGTTGCGCGCTTCGCTCGGCCTCGATCAGCCAGCGCTGCAACGTTACCTGATGTGGTTGCTGCATTTCCTGCAAGGCGATTTGGGCACTTCGCTCACCAATGGCCGCTCGATTGCCGCAGACCTGATGCCGCGCCTTTACAACACGCTGTTTCTGGCCAGCTATGCGGCGCTGGTGGTGATACCGCTGTCGATACTGCTGGGCATTGCGTCGGCGATTTGGCAAAACAGCCTGTTTGATCGGGCCGCCAGTGTGCTATCGCTTGCCAGTATCTCGATGCCGGAGTTTTTCGTCGGTTATGTCCTGATCATCCTGCTGGCGGTGAAGTGGGCGCTGCTGCCCAGTCTGGCGGTGGTCTCGGACAGCATGTCCTGGAGTGAACGGCTGTACGCGACAACGCTGCCCATGCTCACCTTGCTGTTCGTCGTCACTGCGCACATGTTGCGCATGACGCGCGCATCGGTCATCGCGGTGATGGGCAGCGCCTATATCGAGATGGCCATTCTCAAGGGGCTCCCCAAGTGGCGCATCGTGGTGCAACATGCCTTGCCCAATGCGCTTGCGCCCATTATCAATGCCGTGTCGTTCAACCTGGCTTACCTGGTCGTTGGCGTCATCATGGTCGAGGTGGTGTTTGTCTATCCCGGCGTGGGGCAGTTGATGGTCGATGCGGTATCGAAACGCGATTTGCCGGTGGTGCAGGCATGCGGCTTGTTGTTCGCTGCTGCCTACATCGGTTTGAACACGCTTGCCGATGTGCTGGCGGTCTGGGTCAATCCGCGTTTGCGGCAGGCGAGATGA
- a CDS encoding MmgE/PrpD family protein: protein MTRNTHVAADTDPPAITAILARFVSTHPGRGWNDAVEREAVRTFYNWLGCAIGAARHPAADAALAALQMLEPAPQAAVLGRSERLDMASAALLNGITSHTFDFDDTHLKTIIHPAAPVASAILALAEQRGASGRALLDALVIGIDVACRIGNAMYPEHYDRGWHITGSTGMLGAAAGCARLLGLDTQQTGMALGIAASQPIGLREQFGTMTKPFHPGAAARAGMLSALLASKGFTASARALEAPRGFVQVVSNKRAWHEVSDALGERFEISFNTYKPFACGIVIHPGIDACVQLRAQGVQPQQVERIELRVHPLVLELTGKKTPRDGLEAKFSVYHGCAVGLIFGRAGEAEFRDEIVNRADVMALRGKVHATVDDSIDEAAADVTAVLRDGRSLHVRIGHAIGSLQRPLDDAQLDDKFMSLVEPVLGRAKGTRIGQECRALATLADMRALTALCVP, encoded by the coding sequence TTGACACGCAACACCCATGTCGCCGCCGACACCGACCCTCCGGCCATCACCGCCATCCTGGCGCGCTTCGTCAGCACCCATCCGGGCCGTGGCTGGAACGACGCGGTGGAACGCGAAGCCGTGCGCACCTTCTACAACTGGCTCGGCTGCGCCATCGGCGCCGCGCGCCACCCGGCCGCCGACGCTGCGCTGGCGGCCCTGCAGATGCTCGAGCCGGCACCGCAGGCCGCCGTGCTCGGGCGCTCCGAGCGGCTGGACATGGCCAGCGCCGCGCTGCTCAACGGCATCACGTCGCACACCTTCGACTTCGACGACACCCACCTGAAGACCATCATCCATCCGGCCGCTCCGGTCGCGTCGGCCATCCTGGCATTGGCCGAGCAGCGCGGCGCCTCGGGCCGCGCACTGCTCGATGCGCTCGTCATCGGCATCGACGTGGCCTGCCGCATCGGCAACGCGATGTACCCGGAACACTACGACCGTGGCTGGCACATCACCGGCTCGACCGGCATGCTCGGCGCTGCCGCCGGTTGCGCGCGCCTGCTGGGGCTGGACACGCAGCAGACGGGCATGGCGCTGGGCATCGCGGCATCGCAGCCGATCGGGCTGCGCGAGCAGTTCGGCACGATGACCAAGCCCTTTCATCCCGGCGCGGCGGCCCGCGCGGGGATGCTGTCGGCGCTGCTGGCCAGCAAGGGCTTTACCGCGAGCGCACGGGCCCTGGAAGCACCGCGCGGCTTCGTGCAGGTGGTGTCGAACAAGCGCGCTTGGCACGAGGTCAGCGACGCGCTCGGCGAACGTTTCGAAATTTCCTTCAACACCTACAAGCCCTTTGCCTGCGGCATCGTCATCCATCCGGGCATCGACGCCTGCGTGCAGTTGCGCGCACAGGGTGTGCAGCCGCAACAGGTCGAGCGCATCGAGCTGCGCGTGCACCCGCTGGTGCTCGAACTCACCGGCAAGAAAACGCCGCGCGATGGCCTGGAGGCCAAGTTCAGCGTCTACCACGGCTGCGCGGTCGGGCTGATCTTCGGGCGTGCAGGCGAGGCCGAGTTTCGCGACGAAATCGTCAACCGCGCCGACGTGATGGCACTGCGCGGCAAAGTGCACGCGACGGTGGACGACAGCATTGACGAAGCTGCGGCCGACGTGACCGCAGTGCTGCGCGACGGCCGCAGCCTGCATGTGCGCATCGGGCACGCGATCGGCTCCTTGCAGCGCCCGCTCGATGACGCGCAACTCGACGACAAGTTCATGTCCCTGGTCGAACCCGTGCTGGGCCGCGCCAAGGGCACGCGCATCGGACAGGAATGCCGCGCTTTGGCAACGCTGGCCGACATGCGCGCGCTCACGGCCCTGTGCGTGCCATGA
- a CDS encoding ABC transporter ATP-binding protein gives MSNILDMRNLRVQAPTGQVLVDGVSLTLAVGEVLGLIGESGAGKSTIGLAALGYARGQCRIVDGEVWLAGENIMAASSAQRRALRGSRIAYVAQSAAAAFNPALTIGAQVVEGPLRHGSMTRAAALAWARELYLALDLPDPDHFGQRYAHQVSGGQLQRAMVAMAMSCKPDVLVLDEPTSALDVTTQIEVLVILRKVVREFGTAALYISHDLALVAQIADRVLVLRHGKQVEEGRTEAVLHAPREAYTQQLVAERAATTAPQAQAGTAPLLTVENLTAGYHGNTILREINFTLGRGETLALVGESGSGKSTVARAIVGLIAQQSGRLRFDAEPLPAQLGARTREHKRRIQLVYQLPDVALNPQQSIHEIIGRPASFYFGLDAKAARSRVRELLQLVALPESCIDRRPGQLSGGQKQRVCIARALAAKPDLIICDEVTSALDPLVAEGILQLLESLQERIGLSYLFITHDLGTVRRIAQRVAVMLSGEIIACGQTDTIFSAPMHPYTERLLSSVPEMRMGWLDHALARQRP, from the coding sequence ATGAGCAACATACTCGACATGCGCAATTTGCGGGTGCAGGCGCCCACGGGCCAGGTGTTGGTCGATGGCGTCAGTCTGACGCTGGCAGTGGGTGAGGTGCTGGGCTTGATCGGCGAATCCGGCGCGGGCAAGTCAACCATCGGCCTGGCCGCGCTGGGTTATGCGCGCGGCCAGTGCCGCATCGTGGATGGCGAAGTCTGGCTGGCGGGCGAAAACATCATGGCGGCCAGTTCTGCGCAACGTCGCGCCTTGCGCGGCAGCCGCATCGCTTACGTGGCGCAGAGTGCGGCAGCAGCGTTCAACCCCGCATTGACGATCGGTGCGCAAGTGGTGGAAGGGCCGCTGCGCCACGGCTCGATGACGCGCGCGGCAGCGCTCGCATGGGCACGCGAGCTGTACCTGGCGCTCGATCTGCCGGACCCTGACCACTTTGGCCAGCGCTATGCGCATCAAGTGTCCGGGGGGCAGTTGCAACGTGCGATGGTCGCCATGGCAATGTCGTGCAAGCCGGATGTGCTGGTGCTCGACGAGCCGACCAGCGCCCTCGACGTGACCACGCAAATCGAAGTGCTGGTGATCTTGCGCAAGGTGGTGCGCGAGTTTGGCACTGCCGCGCTCTACATTTCGCACGATCTGGCGCTGGTTGCGCAGATTGCCGACCGGGTGCTGGTGCTGCGTCACGGCAAGCAGGTAGAGGAGGGCCGCACGGAGGCGGTGCTGCATGCGCCACGCGAGGCTTATACGCAGCAACTGGTGGCCGAGCGCGCCGCCACCACTGCCCCGCAGGCGCAGGCCGGCACTGCGCCTCTGCTGACCGTCGAAAACCTCACCGCCGGCTACCACGGCAACACCATTTTGCGCGAGATCAACTTCACGCTTGGGCGCGGCGAAACCCTGGCGCTGGTCGGAGAATCGGGCAGCGGCAAGAGCACCGTGGCACGCGCCATCGTCGGCTTGATCGCGCAGCAGAGCGGCCGCTTGCGCTTCGATGCCGAGCCGTTGCCGGCGCAGCTTGGCGCGCGCACACGCGAGCACAAGCGGCGCATACAGTTGGTGTATCAGTTGCCGGATGTCGCGCTCAACCCGCAGCAAAGCATCCATGAAATCATAGGCCGACCGGCGTCCTTTTATTTTGGCCTCGATGCAAAGGCTGCGCGCTCGCGGGTGCGCGAGCTGCTGCAATTGGTGGCCCTGCCGGAATCCTGCATCGACCGCCGACCCGGGCAATTGTCGGGCGGGCAGAAGCAGCGTGTCTGTATCGCAAGGGCGTTAGCAGCCAAGCCCGACCTGATCATTTGCGATGAAGTCACGTCCGCACTCGACCCGCTGGTCGCCGAAGGCATACTGCAACTGCTGGAGTCGCTGCAAGAACGCATCGGCCTGTCATACCTGTTCATCACACACGACCTTGGCACCGTGCGCCGCATCGCGCAGCGCGTGGCGGTGATGCTGAGCGGCGAAATCATCGCCTGCGGTCAGACCGACACCATTTTCAGCGCGCCAATGCACCCCTACACCGAGCGGCTTTTGTCCTCGGTGCCAGAGATGCGCATGGGCTGGCTGGACCATGCACTGGCGCGCCAACGACCATGA
- a CDS encoding Bug family tripartite tricarboxylate transporter substrate binding protein, with product MNRREMLLATTPLALGARAGTFPDKPIRYICPVAAGGGSDMIARVFSQRWGQLLGQPFVVDNQSGGGGVVACQSTAHAKPDGYTLMQGYVATHGTVPATRTVAYDPIGDFTPIGMIGATPNVLAVTSSLPVDTLAQFVEYARKHPRQINYGSAGSGSLTHLAMELFIQASGASMLHVPYRGIAPAFNDLLGGQIQAMFPGLAATLPYLRAHRVKVLALTGNRRSPLLKGVPTLDEAGFKGFVAAQWYGALGPAQMPADIVARLNQTQVAALNDPALREKLVSCHRSDVVGCAQPSERSARRIAQPIPSVWASDATPRCAPMASADRQMTGDATLALEAVEPMPMTATAFGQYIAAEVQRWSALAKARNIRFDM from the coding sequence ATGAATCGACGCGAAATGCTGCTTGCGACAACCCCGCTGGCGCTCGGCGCGCGCGCCGGCACCTTCCCGGACAAGCCCATCCGCTACATCTGCCCCGTTGCCGCAGGCGGCGGCAGCGACATGATCGCGCGCGTGTTCTCGCAGCGCTGGGGGCAACTGCTGGGGCAGCCCTTCGTGGTCGATAACCAGAGCGGGGGCGGCGGGGTCGTCGCGTGCCAGAGCACAGCGCATGCCAAGCCCGATGGCTACACCCTGATGCAGGGCTACGTGGCAACGCACGGCACCGTTCCGGCAACCCGCACCGTTGCCTACGACCCGATCGGGGACTTCACGCCGATCGGCATGATCGGCGCCACGCCCAACGTGCTGGCCGTCACGAGTTCGCTGCCCGTCGACACGCTGGCGCAGTTCGTCGAGTACGCCAGGAAGCACCCCCGGCAGATCAATTACGGCTCGGCGGGCAGCGGCTCCCTGACGCATCTGGCGATGGAACTGTTCATCCAGGCCAGCGGTGCCAGCATGCTGCATGTGCCCTATCGCGGCATCGCGCCGGCGTTCAATGACCTCCTCGGCGGACAGATCCAGGCCATGTTCCCCGGCCTGGCGGCCACGCTGCCCTATCTGCGCGCCCACCGCGTGAAGGTCCTTGCGCTCACGGGAAACCGGCGCAGCCCGCTGCTGAAGGGCGTTCCGACGCTCGACGAGGCGGGCTTCAAGGGGTTCGTGGCGGCGCAGTGGTACGGCGCGCTCGGCCCGGCGCAGATGCCAGCCGACATCGTCGCGCGTCTGAACCAGACCCAGGTGGCGGCGCTGAACGACCCGGCGCTGCGCGAGAAACTAGTGTCGTGTCACCGATCAGATGTCGTAGGCTGCGCGCAGCCATCGGAGCGCAGCGCAAGGCGCATCGCGCAGCCCATACCGAGCGTATGGGCAAGCGATGCAACGCCGCGATGCGCTCCGATGGCCAGCGCAGACCGACAGATGACCGGTGACGCGACACTAGCGCTCGAGGCCGTCGAGCCGATGCCCATGACAGCCACTGCATTCGGCCAGTACATCGCCGCCGAAGTGCAGCGCTGGAGCGCGCTCGCGAAAGCGCGCAATATTCGTTTCGACATGTAG
- a CDS encoding ABC transporter substrate-binding protein: MKTEHSKLPEAASTRRQFIHGAAALGIGIGLGGRASAAAPRRGGTLKLGMGGGSTTDSLDPALLVDWVSLNQAYMLMNGLVEINEKMEAVPELLESWEAKPGAAEWLLNVRSGVTFHNGKTLDADDVVYSLNLHRGPATRSAVKSNLADVTDVRKSGAMQVTITLKSGNADLPYLLSDYHLLVVPHGFQDWAKPIGTGPFVFGEYTPGVRSLFKRNPDYWRPNAAWVDAVELLVINDVAARTNALISGQVHAINRIDFKTVDLLKRNPALSIVRSAGGQHFTFLMNCTTAPFTDNNVRLAIKYGIDRQKQLSTILRGYGSLGNDHPIPRTDRFFAADLPQRAYDPDKSKFYLKKAGLSTLDVELSSSGSAFAGALDSAALLREQAAAGGITLSIQRQSADSYWDKVWMKAPFCMGYWGGRPTADQMFSTAYKSDAKWNDAYWKNPQFDTLLLQARAMLDDNKRRELYGEMQRMVSDEGGTMIPLFADYIDATSNRLKGAIPHPLFNFMGGRLAERVWLEG; encoded by the coding sequence ATGAAAACGGAACATTCGAAGCTGCCGGAGGCAGCATCAACCCGGCGCCAGTTCATCCATGGTGCGGCAGCGCTCGGTATCGGCATCGGCCTTGGGGGGCGCGCCAGCGCCGCAGCGCCACGCCGCGGCGGTACGCTCAAACTGGGCATGGGCGGTGGCAGCACCACGGACTCACTTGACCCGGCGCTGCTGGTGGACTGGGTGTCCTTGAATCAGGCCTACATGCTGATGAATGGCTTGGTCGAGATCAACGAAAAGATGGAAGCGGTGCCGGAACTGCTGGAGAGTTGGGAAGCCAAGCCCGGCGCGGCGGAGTGGCTGCTGAATGTGCGCAGCGGCGTCACCTTCCACAACGGCAAGACGCTGGACGCGGATGATGTGGTCTATTCGCTGAACCTGCATCGCGGCCCCGCGACGCGCTCGGCGGTCAAATCGAATCTGGCCGATGTGACCGATGTGCGCAAGAGCGGGGCGATGCAGGTCACGATCACGCTCAAGAGCGGCAATGCCGACTTGCCCTATCTGCTGTCTGACTATCATTTGCTGGTGGTGCCCCATGGTTTTCAGGATTGGGCCAAGCCGATTGGCACCGGGCCTTTCGTCTTCGGCGAGTACACGCCGGGCGTGCGCTCGCTGTTCAAGCGCAATCCGGATTACTGGCGGCCGAATGCCGCGTGGGTGGATGCGGTCGAGTTGCTTGTCATCAATGATGTCGCGGCCCGCACCAATGCCCTGATATCGGGTCAGGTGCATGCGATCAACCGCATCGATTTCAAGACCGTCGATCTGCTCAAGCGCAACCCGGCCCTGAGCATCGTGCGCTCGGCGGGCGGCCAGCATTTCACGTTTCTGATGAATTGCACGACCGCCCCGTTCACCGACAACAATGTGCGCTTGGCAATCAAGTATGGCATCGACCGTCAGAAACAGTTGAGCACCATCCTGCGAGGTTACGGCTCGCTCGGCAATGACCATCCGATTCCGCGCACCGACCGTTTCTTCGCCGCCGATCTGCCGCAGCGCGCATACGATCCGGACAAGTCGAAGTTCTATCTGAAGAAGGCTGGCTTGAGCACGCTCGATGTCGAGCTATCGAGTTCCGGCTCGGCTTTTGCCGGGGCGCTCGACTCGGCGGCCTTGCTGCGGGAACAGGCTGCGGCCGGCGGCATCACGTTGTCCATCCAGCGCCAGTCTGCGGATAGCTATTGGGACAAGGTATGGATGAAAGCGCCATTTTGCATGGGCTATTGGGGTGGACGCCCGACTGCAGACCAGATGTTTTCCACCGCCTACAAATCCGACGCCAAGTGGAATGATGCGTACTGGAAAAATCCGCAGTTCGACACCCTGCTGCTACAGGCGCGGGCGATGCTCGATGACAACAAGCGGCGCGAGTTGTATGGCGAGATGCAACGGATGGTGAGCGACGAGGGCGGCACCATGATTCCGCTGTTTGCCGATTACATCGATGCCACATCGAACCGGCTCAAGGGTGCGATACCGCATCCGCTGTTCAATTTCATGGGCGGTCGACTCGCTGAGCGTGTCTGGCTGGAAGGCTGA
- a CDS encoding ABC transporter permease, with product MKIFGKTVAASAVGGGLIVVALAGLVLLAPLVAPHGETETVGDIWLLPGAEHLLGTDSIGRDMLSRLLYGGRTTLGIALAVSLLSFSLGIVSGFAAVVLGRYVDLLLSRLVDTLMAIPVLIFALMILSVLGTSVPVLICTIAVLDATRVFRLARLVAQGIMVQEYVEAARLRGEGLGWIIRREILPNAVPALLAEFGMRFGFTILFVAGLSFLGLGIQPPYADWGGMVRDNAQAINFGGIAPLFPALAIALLTIGINLVVDWLLSVRAQGQAGSMA from the coding sequence ATGAAAATATTTGGCAAAACCGTGGCCGCCAGCGCTGTCGGCGGCGGCCTGATCGTCGTGGCGCTGGCGGGCCTGGTCTTGCTGGCGCCGCTGGTGGCACCGCATGGCGAGACCGAAACCGTTGGCGATATCTGGCTGCTGCCGGGCGCGGAGCATCTGCTTGGCACCGACAGCATCGGGCGCGACATGCTTTCGCGGCTGTTATACGGCGGGCGCACTACGCTTGGCATCGCGCTTGCAGTCAGTTTGCTCTCCTTTTCCCTGGGCATCGTCAGCGGCTTTGCCGCCGTGGTGCTCGGACGCTACGTCGATCTGCTGCTCTCGCGTCTGGTCGATACGTTGATGGCGATTCCGGTGCTGATCTTCGCGCTGATGATTCTCTCGGTGCTTGGCACCTCGGTGCCGGTGTTGATCTGCACCATCGCCGTGCTGGACGCCACGCGGGTGTTCCGGCTGGCGCGGCTGGTGGCGCAAGGCATCATGGTGCAAGAGTATGTGGAAGCGGCGCGGCTGCGTGGCGAAGGGTTGGGCTGGATTATCCGGCGCGAGATTTTGCCCAACGCGGTGCCGGCCTTGCTGGCGGAATTCGGCATGCGCTTTGGCTTCACCATCCTGTTCGTCGCCGGCCTGAGTTTTCTCGGCCTGGGCATTCAGCCGCCGTATGCAGACTGGGGCGGCATGGTGCGTGACAACGCGCAGGCGATCAATTTCGGCGGTATCGCGCCACTCTTTCCGGCGCTGGCAATTGCGCTGTTGACGATAGGCATCAACCTCGTGGTGGATTGGCTGCTGTCCGTGCGGGCACAGGGGCAGGCGGGGTCGATGGCATGA